A window from Sphingobium sp. EM0848 encodes these proteins:
- a CDS encoding peroxiredoxin — MMKSTKLALTRMLTAATLTALGSGTAMAALAVGAKAPDFTTRGALAGKTFTLTLSHQLKRGPVVLYFFPKAFTPGCSAEAREFAEHIEDFKKAGATVIGMSGDPVDDLVAFSTKECAGKFAVASAGPDIVSGYDVALKMRPGMTDRTSYVIAPSGRIAFVHSEMNYAGHVKSTLAAVQAMQQK, encoded by the coding sequence ATGATGAAAAGCACGAAACTTGCTCTTACCCGCATGCTGACCGCCGCGACCCTGACCGCGCTTGGATCGGGGACCGCCATGGCGGCGCTGGCCGTGGGCGCGAAAGCCCCCGACTTCACCACGCGCGGGGCGCTGGCGGGCAAAACCTTCACCCTCACCCTGTCGCATCAGTTGAAGCGCGGGCCGGTGGTGCTCTATTTCTTCCCCAAGGCGTTCACGCCCGGCTGTTCCGCCGAAGCACGCGAGTTCGCCGAGCATATCGAGGATTTCAAGAAGGCTGGTGCAACCGTGATCGGCATGTCGGGCGATCCCGTGGACGATCTGGTCGCCTTTTCCACCAAGGAATGCGCGGGCAAGTTCGCGGTGGCCTCGGCCGGTCCCGATATCGTGTCGGGCTATGATGTCGCGCTGAAGATGCGGCCGGGCATGACCGACCGCACCTCCTATGTCATCGCGCCCAGCGGGCGCATAGCCTTCGTCCATAGCGAGATGAACTATGCCGGCCATGTGAAGAGTACGCTGGCCGCCGTGCAGGCGATGCAGCAGAAATAG
- a CDS encoding dienelactone hydrolase family protein, which produces MTDTQDQPDRLPEDRNWIESAGLDRRKLLMGGAFAAGFAAACHPVASSAIQTSGEGLKEERVSIKASDGFVMPAFVARPAAAKVAPIIVVVHEIFGVHEWIRDMCRRFAKAGYYAIAPDLFARHGDATKIADFKQLVATIVSKAPDAQVLKDIDSSFGWAASHGGDGDRRGITGFCWGGRIVWLYAAHSVQLDAGVAFYGRIVSEKTDLQPFSVIDQVSALKAPVLGQYGALDKGIPVADVDRMKAALKVAGKAPPDAIIVYPGADHGFMADYRPSYHEAAAKAAWQAALGWFDKYVKKAK; this is translated from the coding sequence ATGACCGACACGCAGGATCAACCCGACCGTTTGCCCGAGGATCGCAACTGGATCGAATCCGCCGGTCTCGATCGCCGCAAGCTGCTGATGGGCGGTGCCTTCGCCGCCGGTTTCGCCGCCGCCTGCCACCCTGTCGCCAGCAGCGCCATCCAGACATCCGGCGAAGGGCTGAAGGAGGAAAGGGTGTCGATCAAGGCCAGCGATGGCTTTGTCATGCCAGCCTTCGTCGCCCGGCCCGCCGCTGCCAAGGTCGCGCCGATCATCGTCGTGGTACATGAGATTTTCGGCGTTCATGAATGGATTCGCGACATGTGCCGCCGCTTCGCCAAGGCGGGCTATTATGCCATCGCGCCGGACCTGTTCGCACGCCATGGGGACGCGACCAAAATCGCGGATTTCAAGCAACTGGTCGCCACCATCGTGTCCAAGGCGCCCGACGCGCAGGTCCTGAAGGACATTGATAGCAGCTTCGGCTGGGCGGCCAGCCATGGCGGCGACGGCGATCGGCGTGGCATCACCGGCTTTTGCTGGGGCGGGCGGATCGTCTGGCTCTATGCCGCGCACAGTGTGCAACTGGACGCAGGCGTCGCCTTTTATGGCCGCATCGTCAGCGAAAAGACCGATTTGCAGCCGTTCAGCGTCATCGATCAGGTGAGCGCGCTCAAGGCGCCGGTGCTCGGCCAATATGGCGCGCTCGACAAGGGGATTCCGGTCGCGGACGTCGACAGGATGAAGGCGGCGCTGAAAGTCGCGGGTAAGGCGCCGCCGGATGCGATCATCGTCTATCCCGGCGCCGACCATGGCTTCATGGCGGATTACCGCCCCAGCTATCATGAAGCCGCCGCCAAGGCCGCCTGGCAGGCGGCGCTCGGCTGGTTCGACAAATATGTGAAGAAGGCGAAATAG
- a CDS encoding gamma-glutamylcyclotransferase family protein yields MSEPLLFVYGTLRPGFDGPVAGWLKQAARHVGGAVALGTLYQVADYPAFVPGGNGDVLGDLFALPDAAAILAVLDEHEECTDRFPQPHEYRRERLTVLGADGPVEAWTYVYGWDIDGLTRIESGDFLA; encoded by the coding sequence GTGAGTGAACCGCTTCTCTTTGTTTATGGCACGCTTCGCCCCGGATTCGACGGGCCGGTGGCTGGCTGGTTGAAGCAGGCTGCGCGCCATGTCGGCGGCGCCGTAGCGCTCGGCACGCTTTACCAGGTTGCGGACTATCCCGCCTTCGTGCCCGGCGGAAACGGCGATGTGCTGGGCGATCTTTTTGCGCTTCCCGATGCCGCCGCGATCCTGGCCGTTCTGGATGAGCATGAGGAATGCACCGATCGCTTTCCCCAACCTCATGAATATCGCCGTGAACGGCTGACCGTGCTGGGCGCGGACGGCCCGGTCGAGGCATGGACCTATGTTTATGGCTGGGACATCGACGGACTGACGCGGATCGAAAGCGGCGATTTCCTTGCCTGA
- a CDS encoding PspC domain-containing protein, whose translation MNNSFTLDRRNGKIMGVCAGLSNRTGMDVTLIRIAVVLLTLCALGPVGVVAYLLAGWLAEG comes from the coding sequence ATGAACAACAGCTTCACCCTCGACCGTCGCAACGGAAAGATCATGGGCGTGTGCGCCGGACTTTCCAACCGCACTGGCATGGATGTCACACTGATCCGCATTGCCGTCGTGTTGCTGACCCTTTGCGCGCTGGGCCCGGTCGGCGTGGTCGCCTATCTGCTGGCAGGATGGCTGGCGGAAGGCTGA
- a CDS encoding DUF72 domain-containing protein codes for MSGKIRIGIGGWIFEPWRGTFYPEGLRQKDELAYVGEHLTATEINATYYSTQKPTTFAGWAKAVPDGFQFAVKASRFCTNRRVLAEAGDSIAKFVNQGLVELGDRLGPILWQFMPTKKFDAEDFSAFLKLLPASVDGVPLRHALEVRHESFDDPAFFALARETGVAVVYADHPEYPALRGHDVGFSYARLMGTVEEEPTGYASAKIDDWANMAKDQAAKGDAYVFFISGAKVRAPAAAQAMIVALR; via the coding sequence ATGAGCGGAAAGATCAGGATAGGCATTGGTGGTTGGATTTTCGAACCATGGCGCGGCACCTTCTATCCCGAAGGGCTGCGGCAGAAGGATGAACTGGCCTATGTGGGCGAGCATCTGACCGCGACCGAGATCAACGCCACCTATTACAGCACGCAAAAGCCCACGACCTTCGCAGGCTGGGCCAAGGCGGTGCCCGATGGCTTTCAGTTCGCCGTGAAGGCATCGCGCTTCTGCACCAATCGGCGCGTGCTGGCCGAAGCGGGCGATTCGATCGCGAAATTCGTGAATCAGGGGCTGGTCGAGCTGGGCGATCGTTTGGGGCCGATCCTGTGGCAGTTCATGCCGACCAAGAAATTCGATGCAGAGGATTTCAGCGCCTTCCTGAAACTGTTGCCCGCCAGCGTCGATGGCGTGCCGCTGCGCCATGCACTGGAAGTGCGGCATGAAAGTTTCGACGATCCTGCCTTTTTCGCTCTGGCGCGCGAGACAGGGGTGGCTGTGGTTTATGCCGACCATCCCGAATATCCGGCGCTGCGCGGACATGATGTCGGCTTTTCCTATGCCCGGCTGATGGGGACGGTGGAGGAGGAGCCGACCGGCTATGCGTCCGCAAAAATCGATGACTGGGCCAATATGGCCAAGGATCAGGCGGCGAAGGGTGATGCCTATGTCTTTTTCATCAGCGGCGCGAAGGTGCGGGCGCCCGCTGCGGCGCAGGCCATGATTGTGGCTTTGAGGTAA
- a CDS encoding DUF2061 domain-containing protein, which produces MPLDLIKTTTYLAIHLTVGFSVAYLLTGSVAIAGGIALIEPMINAVAFFFHERAWKKITARPPRGAGREWMRNQPGFA; this is translated from the coding sequence GTGCCGCTGGACCTTATCAAAACCACCACTTATCTCGCTATTCACCTGACCGTGGGCTTTTCGGTCGCCTATCTGCTGACCGGATCGGTCGCCATTGCGGGCGGGATTGCTCTGATCGAACCGATGATCAATGCGGTCGCCTTTTTCTTCCACGAACGGGCCTGGAAGAAGATCACCGCCCGTCCGCCACGCGGCGCCGGGCGCGAATGGATGCGCAATCAGCCAGGCTTCGCCTAG
- a CDS encoding peptidylprolyl isomerase, protein MRPVVLSCLALLLVLVSGSALAQSANRPTTGYTRVAIETSVGTIIVATDNRRAPITSANFLTYVDDGRFDGVTFYRAARRKSDPRLGLIQGGIDTDARRSLPPIRHEPTTQTGIRHLDATLSMARPNRANSAMGNFFITVGPTPNMDARGDYIGYAAFGHVVAGMDVVKRILAVQTCCGEGPMRGQMIIKPIAIIRAKRLDGTPHPSRGVKPWLLGLNRKSQGTAR, encoded by the coding sequence ATGCGTCCTGTTGTCCTGTCCTGTCTTGCCCTGCTGCTCGTCCTTGTTTCCGGTTCCGCCCTTGCGCAGTCTGCCAACCGGCCGACGACGGGTTACACGCGCGTCGCGATCGAAACGTCGGTCGGCACGATCATTGTCGCGACAGACAACCGCCGCGCGCCGATCACCTCCGCCAATTTCCTCACCTATGTCGATGATGGTCGTTTCGATGGCGTTACCTTCTACCGTGCGGCGCGGCGGAAGAGCGATCCCCGGCTGGGGCTGATTCAGGGCGGGATCGACACGGATGCGCGCAGGTCCCTGCCGCCGATCAGGCATGAGCCGACGACGCAGACCGGTATCAGGCATCTTGATGCGACTCTTTCCATGGCGCGGCCCAACCGCGCCAACTCGGCCATGGGCAATTTCTTCATCACCGTGGGGCCGACACCGAACATGGACGCGCGGGGCGATTATATCGGCTATGCCGCCTTCGGCCATGTGGTCGCGGGGATGGATGTCGTGAAGCGGATTCTCGCCGTCCAGACCTGTTGCGGTGAGGGGCCGATGCGTGGGCAGATGATTATCAAGCCCATCGCGATCATCCGCGCCAAAAGGCTGGATGGCACGCCCCATCCGTCGCGCGGGGTGAAGCCGTGGCTTTTGGGCCTCAACCGTAAATCCCAAGGCACGGCGCGCTAG
- the recJ gene encoding single-stranded-DNA-specific exonuclease RecJ, which translates to MTIALNITRSILGQPWRWRGGNADGRDPGYRPDDLVTQLLLARGCPRDAVEAHRNPTIRHFMPDPSLFRDMDAAAERLADAVVAQEDVRIFGDYDVDGATSAALLIRLLRDLGLAARPYIPDRLMEGYGPSGEALVRLAGEGATLIVTVDCGAQAFDALGQAKAAGVDVVVVDHHKCAAALPEALALVNPNRLDEAEEAAAHGHLAAVGVAFLLGAALIRVLRKRGWFARRSEPPLMELLDIVALGTVADVAQLKGLNRAFVAQGLKIMAKRRNIGLSALIDASRLTRAPLCHDLGFALGPRINAGGRVGKADLGVRLLTTEDPAEAAKIAQELDLLNEERRAIEAAVQAQAEELLAAQGNRAVALVSGAGWHPGVIGIVAGRIKEKAGRPAIVVAIDEEGVGKGSGRSISGVDLGAAVLAAKDSGLLVAGGGHAMAAGLTVAADKVDALADFLDDRLAGAVAKARDDRALLIDAVLAPAGVNPDFVAAIDAGGPYGAGWPAPLIASGPMRVIKADVVGNGHLRAIMAGDDGRSIKTIAFRQAESELGQAILGAPRDRRLWIAGRAKIDDWGPRPAAELHLEDAAWAD; encoded by the coding sequence ATGACCATTGCCCTCAACATAACCCGTTCGATCCTCGGTCAGCCCTGGCGCTGGCGTGGCGGCAATGCGGACGGGCGCGATCCGGGCTATCGGCCCGACGATCTGGTGACGCAATTGCTGCTGGCGCGTGGCTGTCCGCGCGACGCGGTGGAGGCGCATCGCAACCCCACCATCCGGCATTTCATGCCCGACCCCAGCCTGTTCCGCGACATGGATGCCGCCGCCGAGCGGCTGGCCGACGCGGTGGTTGCCCAAGAGGACGTGCGCATCTTCGGTGATTATGACGTGGACGGCGCGACCAGCGCGGCGCTGTTGATCCGGCTGTTGCGCGATCTGGGCCTCGCGGCGCGGCCCTATATCCCCGACCGGCTGATGGAGGGCTATGGCCCCTCGGGCGAGGCGCTGGTCCGGCTGGCGGGTGAGGGTGCGACCCTGATCGTCACCGTCGATTGCGGCGCGCAGGCCTTTGACGCGCTGGGACAAGCGAAGGCGGCGGGCGTCGATGTCGTGGTGGTCGACCATCATAAATGCGCCGCCGCGCTGCCCGAAGCACTGGCGCTGGTGAATCCCAACCGCCTCGATGAAGCGGAGGAGGCCGCCGCCCATGGCCATCTGGCGGCGGTGGGCGTGGCCTTTCTGCTCGGCGCGGCGCTGATCCGGGTGCTGCGCAAGCGCGGCTGGTTCGCCCGAAGGTCCGAGCCGCCGTTGATGGAATTGCTCGACATTGTGGCGCTCGGCACGGTGGCGGATGTGGCGCAGCTCAAGGGGCTTAACCGTGCTTTCGTGGCGCAGGGTCTCAAGATCATGGCGAAGCGCCGCAATATCGGCCTCTCGGCGCTGATCGACGCCAGCCGTCTGACGCGGGCGCCGCTCTGCCACGACCTCGGCTTTGCGCTGGGGCCGCGCATCAATGCGGGCGGGCGCGTGGGCAAGGCGGACCTCGGCGTGCGGCTGCTCACCACCGAAGATCCGGCGGAGGCGGCGAAGATCGCGCAGGAACTCGACCTGCTCAACGAGGAGCGTCGCGCCATTGAGGCGGCAGTGCAGGCGCAAGCCGAGGAACTGCTCGCCGCGCAGGGCAACCGCGCCGTGGCTTTGGTGTCGGGTGCGGGCTGGCATCCGGGCGTCATCGGCATCGTCGCCGGACGCATCAAGGAAAAGGCAGGCCGCCCCGCCATCGTCGTCGCCATTGATGAGGAGGGCGTCGGCAAGGGATCGGGCCGGTCGATCTCCGGCGTCGATCTGGGCGCCGCGGTGCTGGCGGCGAAGGACAGCGGCCTGCTGGTCGCGGGCGGCGGGCACGCCATGGCGGCGGGCCTGACGGTCGCGGCGGACAAGGTGGACGCGCTGGCCGATTTCCTCGACGACCGGCTTGCCGGCGCGGTGGCCAAGGCGCGCGACGATCGCGCGCTGCTGATCGACGCGGTGCTGGCGCCGGCGGGGGTCAATCCGGATTTCGTCGCCGCCATCGATGCGGGTGGCCCCTATGGCGCGGGCTGGCCTGCGCCGCTCATCGCGTCCGGGCCGATGCGCGTCATCAAGGCGGACGTCGTTGGCAACGGCCATTTGCGCGCGATCATGGCGGGCGATGATGGCCGTTCGATCAAGACCATCGCTTTTCGTCAGGCCGAATCTGAACTGGGTCAGGCCATCCTTGGTGCACCCCGCGACCGGCGCCTGTGGATCGCGGGCCGGGCGAAGATTGACGATTGGGGACCGCGCCCCGCCGCCGAACTGCATCTGGAGGATGCGGCCTGGGCCGATTGA
- a CDS encoding autotransporter assembly complex family protein: MGSRQAKRVRRALGLMMMATSPLPLMAQTPSSSPPAQQEEPILPDSEFEARLPRVGEAPANSTAPLPSIEEWIDQQMPQDGTTQELPPAVEPQEERELAQPLPPLDTVQVPLQVATDNNPQEKTEAVRYAVAIEGFGKTGLEDAFRDSSSLVGGKGKADTAAMLQNRTHEDEALAVRLLYSEGYYDATALATLEQAGDQAGNGTLKAVVSVTPGKRYRIGEIVIHAGPTVPPGLIRDSLPLKTGDFIIASAVEGAEANVGVKLPENGYAFAKVGQRDILLDPATATGDYMLPVETGPRGSFRGIATTGEKQAFGADHMKVISRFRPGELYDSRKVDDLRRALVATGLFSSISVDPVRTGEPGPDGTEYVDLTVAQERGKPRTLAGEVGYGTGQGFRGEGTWTHRNLFPPEGAVIASVIAGTQEQGVSGTFRRSNAGKRDKTFQAGASLNHQNYDAYEAYTAGLNVSWSRQSTPIFQKRWTYSYGAEVLLTNEQVVVDPATVDKVRRTYFIGGLPLQLGYDRSNDLLNPTRGFRANLRAEPEGSLHGSFSPYIRATFDLTGYYPLSDALVIAGRARVGTISGVTRDDVAPSRRIYAGGGGSVRGYGYQQLGPKDANNDPIGGRSVNEFAVEGRYRFGDYGVVAFVDAGQVYESSMPQFSNIRYGVGLGGRFYTNFGPFRADIAMPINRQPGESKFALYIGIGQAF, encoded by the coding sequence ATGGGTTCAAGGCAGGCGAAGCGGGTTCGGCGAGCCTTGGGTCTGATGATGATGGCGACCTCTCCCCTCCCCCTGATGGCCCAAACGCCATCATCCTCGCCCCCGGCCCAACAGGAAGAGCCGATTCTGCCGGACAGCGAGTTCGAGGCGCGGCTGCCCAGGGTCGGAGAGGCGCCTGCGAACAGCACGGCTCCCCTGCCCTCGATCGAGGAATGGATCGACCAGCAGATGCCGCAGGACGGCACGACGCAGGAACTGCCCCCCGCGGTCGAACCGCAGGAAGAGCGCGAACTGGCACAGCCGCTGCCGCCACTCGACACGGTGCAGGTGCCGTTGCAGGTCGCGACCGACAATAATCCACAGGAAAAGACCGAAGCGGTCCGCTATGCAGTGGCTATCGAAGGGTTCGGCAAAACGGGGCTGGAGGATGCGTTCCGCGATTCCTCTTCGCTGGTCGGCGGCAAGGGCAAGGCCGACACGGCGGCCATGCTTCAGAACCGCACCCATGAGGATGAGGCGCTGGCCGTGCGGCTGCTCTATTCGGAGGGCTATTATGACGCCACCGCCCTCGCCACGTTGGAGCAAGCGGGGGATCAGGCGGGCAACGGGACGCTGAAGGCGGTCGTCTCGGTCACGCCGGGGAAGCGTTACAGGATCGGGGAGATCGTCATCCACGCCGGGCCGACCGTACCGCCGGGCCTGATCCGCGACAGCCTGCCGCTCAAGACGGGCGACTTCATCATCGCCTCGGCGGTTGAGGGGGCGGAGGCCAATGTCGGCGTCAAGCTGCCGGAAAACGGCTATGCCTTCGCCAAGGTTGGGCAGCGCGACATCCTGCTCGACCCTGCCACGGCGACGGGCGACTATATGTTGCCGGTCGAAACAGGACCGCGCGGGTCGTTCCGGGGAATCGCCACCACCGGAGAAAAACAGGCCTTCGGCGCCGACCATATGAAGGTCATCAGCCGCTTCAGGCCCGGCGAGCTTTACGACAGCCGCAAGGTCGACGATCTGCGCCGGGCGCTGGTCGCGACGGGGCTGTTTTCCAGCATTTCGGTCGATCCGGTGCGCACCGGCGAACCCGGCCCGGACGGCACCGAATATGTCGACCTTACCGTCGCGCAGGAACGGGGCAAGCCGCGCACGCTGGCCGGGGAGGTGGGCTATGGCACGGGTCAGGGCTTCCGCGGCGAGGGGACATGGACCCATCGCAACCTCTTCCCGCCCGAAGGCGCGGTGATCGCCAGCGTCATCGCGGGAACGCAGGAACAGGGCGTTTCAGGCACCTTCCGCCGGTCCAATGCGGGCAAGCGGGACAAGACTTTCCAGGCGGGCGCCTCGCTCAACCATCAGAATTACGACGCCTATGAAGCCTATACCGCTGGCCTCAATGTGAGCTGGTCGCGCCAGTCGACGCCGATCTTCCAGAAGCGCTGGACCTACAGCTATGGCGCGGAAGTGCTGCTGACCAACGAGCAGGTGGTGGTCGATCCGGCAACGGTGGACAAGGTGCGGCGGACCTATTTCATCGGCGGCCTGCCGTTGCAATTGGGCTATGACCGCTCCAACGATCTGCTGAACCCGACCAGGGGTTTCCGCGCCAATCTGCGGGCGGAACCGGAAGGGTCGCTGCACGGCAGTTTCTCCCCCTATATCCGCGCGACCTTCGACCTCACCGGCTATTATCCGCTGTCCGATGCTCTGGTGATCGCCGGGCGGGCGCGCGTCGGCACCATCAGCGGCGTGACACGGGACGATGTGGCGCCGTCGCGGCGTATCTATGCAGGCGGCGGCGGGTCGGTGCGCGGCTATGGCTATCAGCAATTGGGGCCAAAGGACGCGAACAACGACCCCATTGGCGGCCGGTCGGTCAATGAGTTCGCGGTCGAGGGCCGGTATCGCTTCGGTGACTATGGCGTGGTCGCCTTCGTCGATGCGGGGCAGGTCTATGAAAGCTCCATGCCGCAATTTTCCAACATCCGTTATGGCGTCGGCTTGGGCGGCCGCTTCTACACCAATTTCGGCCCCTTCCGCGCGGACATCGCCATGCCGATCAACCGGCAACCGGGCGAGTCCAAATTCGCCCTCTATATCGGCATCGGGCAGGCCTTCTGA